Proteins encoded in a region of the Zea mays cultivar B73 chromosome 2, Zm-B73-REFERENCE-NAM-5.0, whole genome shotgun sequence genome:
- the LOC100279501 gene encoding Microtubule-associated protein RP/EB family member 1A-like: MAASIGIMDGAYFVGRGEILHWINATLQLSLAKVEEAASGAVQCQLMDMVHPGVVPMHKVNFDAKTEYDMIQNYKVLQDVFNKLRIGKNIEVNKLVKGRPLDNLEFLQWLKRYCDSVNGGIMNENYNPVERRSKGCKERVSKGSNKPSKSLQANRLSGADPTDGGHGVGKVCNTFSEEHYIEQIQKLSEKIADLKVSVDSTEKERDFYFSKLRDIEILCQRPELEHLPMTKAVRKILYAADAKDSPLPEANDIITKSPSLFSNETE, from the exons ATGGCGGCGAGCATCGGGATCATGGACGGCGCCTACTTCGTCGGCAGGGGCGAGATCCTGCACTGGATCAATGCGACCCTCCAGCTCTCCCTCGCCAAGGTCGAGGAg GCAGCGTCTGGCGCAGTGCAGTGCCAGCTCATGGATATGGTTCACCCTGGAGTGGTGCCCATGCATAAG GTCAATTTCGATGCGAAGACAGAATATGACATGATCCAGAACTACAAGGTTCTTCAGGACGTGTTCAACAAGCTGCGGATAGGCAAG AATATTGAGGTCAACAAGCTTGTTAAAGGACGGCCATTGGACAACTTGGAGTTCCTTCAGTGGTTGAAAAGATATTGTGATTCTGTGAATGGTGGAATTATGAACGA AAACTACAACCCTGTAGAAAGGAGGTCAAAGGGATGCAAAGAACGTGTCTCAAAGGGTTCCAATAAGCCATCTAAATCATTGCAAGCCAATAGGCTTTCTGGTGCTGATCCAACAGATGGAG GCCATGGAGTTGGGAAAGTATGTAACACTTTTTCTGAAGAGCATTACATAGAACAGATTCAGAAGTTGTCTGAAAAG ATTGCAGACCTGAAAGTTTCTGTCGATAGTACTGAAAAAGAAAGAGACTTCTACTTCTCGAAGTTGCGTGATATTGAGATACTGTGTCAACGGCCTGAGTTAGAGCATCTACCG ATGACTAAGGCGGTCCGGAAGATACTTTATGCAGCTGATGCAAAGGATTCACCGCTACCTGAGGCGAATGATATAATCACAAAGTCACCAAGCTTGTTCTCAAATGAAACCGAGTGA